One region of Pygocentrus nattereri isolate fPygNat1 chromosome 14, fPygNat1.pri, whole genome shotgun sequence genomic DNA includes:
- the mettl2a gene encoding tRNA N(3)-methylcytidine methyltransferase METTL2, whose protein sequence is MAAPVGVGVPVSEPSEPADRPNRSREDGQKRPQFGTRFLTDPRQVFQHNAWDNVEWSKEQEEAAQKKVQENNQPLPAERQEEFDRKANEYWNAFYTIHENRFFKDRHWLFTEFPELAPQHKEPNSSTEQTSDEPRENASNLEINGEENPVLHLEKTAFPGASASYRIMEVGCGVGNTVFPILKTNNDPGLFVYCCDFSSTAVDLVKSNPEYDPSRCHAFVHDLSDVTDVYPMPEQSLDVIVLIFVLSALHPDKMQSSISRLACLLKPGGVLLLRDYGRYDMAQLRFKKGRCLSENFYVRGDGTRVYFFTQEELHELFVGAGLEKVQNLVDRRLQVNRGKQLTMYRVWVQCKYRKNHMPSQEPAAQDRSREQ, encoded by the exons ATGGCGGCGCCCGTTGGTGTCGGTGTGCCGGTGTCTGAGCCGAGCGAGCCCGCTGACAGACCGAACCGGAGCAGGGAGGACGGGCAAAAACGACCACAGTTCGGGACTCGCTTCCTCACAGACCCCCGACAGGTCTTTCAGCACAATGCCTG GGATAATGTGGAATGGTCCAAGGAACAGGAGGAGGCCGCTCAGAAGAAAGTACAGGAGAACAACCAGCCTCTGCCAGCAGAGAGACAAG AAGAGTTTGACAGGAAAGCTAATGAGTACTGGAATGCCTTCTACACTATCCATGAGAACCGCTTCTTTAAGGACCGTCACTGGCTCTTCACTGAGTTCCCTGAGCTTGCCCCTCAGCATAAAGAACCCAACAGCTCCACAGAGCAGACTTCAGATGAGCCCAGAGAAAATGCATCAAACCTGGAAATAAATGGTGAAGAGAATCCAGTCCTGCACctagaaaaaacagcatttccTGGAGCCTCAGCTTCCTATCGCATTATGGAG GTTGGCTGTGGAGTGGGCAATACAGTCTTCCCAATTCTCAAGACCAACAA TGATCCAGGTCTTTTTGTGTACTGCTGTGATTTTTCCAGCACAGCTGTTGATCTAGtcaag TCTAATCCAGAGTATGACCCATCTCGCTGTCACGCCTTCGTGCATGACTTGAGTGATGTGACGGATGTGTATCCAATGCCAGAGCAGAGCCTCGATGTCATTGTACTTATATTCGTCCTCTCCGCTCTGCATCCTGACAA gATGCAGAGTTCTATCAGTAGACTTGCTTGCTTGCTCAAACCAGGGGGAGTTCTCTTACTGCGGGACTATGGACGCTACGACATGGCCCAACTTCGATTTAAGAAAG GAAGGTGTTTATCTGAAAATTTCTATGTCAGAGGAGATGGAACACGGGTCTATTTTTTCACTCAGG AAGAGCTGCATGAGCTGTTTGTTGGAGCTGGTCTGGAGAAGGTGCAGAACCTGGTGGACCGGCGCCTCCAGGTGAACAGAGGAAAGCAGCTGACCATGTACAGAGTGTGGGTGCAGTGCAAGTACCGCAAGAACCATATGCCTTCACAAGAACCTGCAGCTCAGGACAGGAGCAGAGAACAGTGA